Part of the Oerskovia paurometabola genome is shown below.
AGATCACCACCACGAAACGAGAGACCCCCCATGCGCAGGCTGCCCGTCCTCACCGCCCTCACCGCCATCGCCGCGACGCTCGCGCTCACGGCGTGCACCGACGCCTCCTCGGGCTCTGGTTCCTCGCCCACCGAGGGCGGCTCGTCCGCCGAGGCGTTCGACCCGTCGACCATCGCCAAGGACGACGCGATCGCGGCGATGCTCCCGGCCGACGTCGCCGAGGCCGGCACCCTGACGGTCGGCACCAACGCGACGTACGCCCCGGCCGAGTTCATCGGCGACGACGGCAAGACCATCGTCGGGTACGACGTCGACCTCGCCAAGGCGATCGGCGCCGTGCTGGGCCTCGACGTCGAGGTCACCAACGCCGACTTCTCCTCGATCATCCCGGCGATCGGCTCCAAGTACGACATCGGGGTCTCGGGCTTCACGATCACCCCGGAGCGCACCGCCGAGGTCAACATGGTCAGCTACTTCCGTGCGGGCGAGGCGTTCGCCGTGGCCAAGGGCAACCCGAAGGACGTCGACCCGTCCGACGTGTGCGGCCTGAGCATCGCGGTCCAGACGGGCACGGTCGAGGACGACGCGCTCGACGGGCTGATGGCGGACTGCGAGGCCGCGGGCAAGGCGGACATCACGCCGCTGCGCTACGCGAGCCAGGCCGACGTCACGACGAACCTGGTCGGTGGCAAGGCAGACGTCATGTACGCGGACTCGCAGGTCGTCGCGTACGCCGTGACGCAGACCGGAGGCCAGATCGAGCAGCTCGGCGACATCTTCGCCGACTCGCTGCACGGCATCGCGATCGCCAAGGACGACACCGCGCTCGCGCAGGCCGTCCAGGCCGCGGTGCAGAAGCTCATGGACGACAGCGACTACACGACCATCCTCGACACCTGGGGCAACACCTCCGGTGCGGTGACCACGGCCGAGCTCAACCCCGTGGTCTCCTGAGCCGATCCCCTGACAGAACAGAGGTAGCCATGGCCCAGCCGCCCAGCACCCCGACGCCCGACGGTCCCCCGAGCGGTGGTTCCGCGAGCCGCGGCACGGCGACCGCGCCTGTCGACCGGATACCGGACCGCATCCGTGCGGTCCCGGTGCCCCGGCCGGGGCGCTGGGCGGCGGCCGTGGTCCTCCTGGTCCTCGCGGCCATGGCCGTGCACGGCCTGGTCACGAACGAGAAGTTCCGGTGGGACGTCGTCTGGCTCTACCTGCGTGACGTGCAGATCATGCGCGGCGTCGGGTGGACGCTGATCCTGACGTTCTCCTCGATGGCCATCGCGGTCGTCCTCGCGGTGATCCTCGCGGTCATGCGGCGTTCGGACAACCCGGTCATGCGCGCGACGAGCTGGTTCTACATCTGGTTCTTCCGCGGCACCCCGATCTACACGCAGCTCGTGTTCTGGGGCCTCATCTCGGTGCTCTACCCCAAGCTGAGCCTGGGGGTCCCGTTCGGGCCCGAGTGGTTCGTCTTCGACACCGCGGACCTCTTCACCGCGGCCCGCGCCGCGATCCTGGGCCTGGCGCTCAACGAGGCCGCGTACCTCGCGGAGATCGTGCGCGCCGGTCTCGGGTCGGTGGACCCGGGGCAGGCCGAGGCCGCGAAGGCCC
Proteins encoded:
- a CDS encoding amino acid ABC transporter permease; its protein translation is MAQPPSTPTPDGPPSGGSASRGTATAPVDRIPDRIRAVPVPRPGRWAAAVVLLVLAAMAVHGLVTNEKFRWDVVWLYLRDVQIMRGVGWTLILTFSSMAIAVVLAVILAVMRRSDNPVMRATSWFYIWFFRGTPIYTQLVFWGLISVLYPKLSLGVPFGPEWFVFDTADLFTAARAAILGLALNEAAYLAEIVRAGLGSVDPGQAEAAKALGMKDGKILRRIILPQAMRVIVPPTGNETISMLKTTSLVLAVPFSLDLTFASNAIANRIFLPIPLLMVAAIWYLLITSILMVGQHFIEQYYGRGFGTSTGTSRRRKPGRGPKKPSKQEAIAASGTTANADPFLEVTP
- a CDS encoding ABC transporter substrate-binding protein, translated to MRRLPVLTALTAIAATLALTACTDASSGSGSSPTEGGSSAEAFDPSTIAKDDAIAAMLPADVAEAGTLTVGTNATYAPAEFIGDDGKTIVGYDVDLAKAIGAVLGLDVEVTNADFSSIIPAIGSKYDIGVSGFTITPERTAEVNMVSYFRAGEAFAVAKGNPKDVDPSDVCGLSIAVQTGTVEDDALDGLMADCEAAGKADITPLRYASQADVTTNLVGGKADVMYADSQVVAYAVTQTGGQIEQLGDIFADSLHGIAIAKDDTALAQAVQAAVQKLMDDSDYTTILDTWGNTSGAVTTAELNPVVS